One Littorina saxatilis isolate snail1 linkage group LG14, US_GU_Lsax_2.0, whole genome shotgun sequence genomic region harbors:
- the LOC138947247 gene encoding streptococcal hemagglutinin-like isoform X4: MAEANKSGILAKAQKRLSRTKTKVLQTLGKADRSTDETFDDLIQKTERQHDVAHNLQKEFKTYFHCMRALSHSSKSLAITLGQNYEEEWTDSYGFRASLTTQDLLWSDYLETVQTSVMEALNTYIASFPALKAKIAKRGRKMVDYDNSRHNLEVLQAAKKKDDAKIAKAQEDLNESKRIFEELHNELCSELPGFYNSRVTFYADLFQKHFGCENTLHTEIARISQSLTDTADQLSKEYVQFVYTPKRPLSKSPSDNSEEQHVNGESSPRGGTDSPASSASPAATPTTPSSVARPTDSAAAETAATAASVSASAAAADAEDDSDGADHLYGNQDSIMAAAKVNGDTDKPKEILEEEEELYASAEIAAATFASVTLRDNSAPLDDYATVSLDKNSHLVSDSSHTAPITPDSHTLPEYCTPVPATAVAQSLSKPCPSTLAHEPLSRNTDEDSTSFKNYPGIAPKYQKKEVESLSGNALQSSTGNIDESGQEEDGLKIMEKSIDSCLEITEEQNEKFINEKLNTKASQDKDPSAHLSASSVNSGLFLDSSYQQEIDAALREGTAASEDCLLENRQRALPCSPQTSESDDEEDFEEALLFVDEKPPAPEASQSGFETDPAESLCSVVDPAICGAASSETRPTSNISEFETLSTSDVTQHGNKSFGEPVPSSDMSDLDSFIDASGRTQTDKERPDENVGDGKHACATSDLDTLRGAHSNKEGSIEERVKKTAQVVTTASSLHPQGDCPVKSTEEEAQDRELIVESSQIVEGNTEVAGSGTHVTGWFSDFSRTHASPTGEVYENITFSSQEDLAERDRSQDSLRPSSLSQSLGTSLESCGSIPAEEKSIISALEKAILEETDEVTESKDQSRSSLEVQQSREEDQPDISFGERSISQSSDLMQPTTDLVPKAGPDKSSQTQVPEQQKAQQHDNSYKVTAGEESHGKRADGHKPSEAKGNEENVERKGHKREKSTTSKRQGDNTTEGPDCQNPPTTSSNTSTASKDSERRPPKHRGGARIVEKPPLPPPAKDSLRNLPAYLATPHWLQPGEKELTAENPQESQGSSEKNKKGSLTHRGIKMFKSMLHISSRGKEFGEKTTTAKTARSVDLGSPQEAHQDSRGSSEEPKKRRRSASRNGPSAADGAKGSKRKSSPTSHTHSPTPANKKKEKKSADLPEIGDHKKRSCTLPAASDSMNKAKSHSLPRTYDSSGKEKSEPKPQANAKKEKLQTQPETRDSLRKKKSDGPSVTEDEQNKDPSDTEKKDQETRTKDKKSKTGPKQEDEPKSMKEPQKTLSSSDNRGGVSSQAAGDVKGATKTGSSVPSINQKGGGTSEGVRSSERPAGDHTTGTHRRSGGDQAGGQQSPAALQAFLRVEELKDVSQEDVMKWPQEPSFTKTLAASSVGKSSKEPLATKPVDSGPDMPAPPAENSLQGPSIDSDISQTPNKPNTVSTTADSVITKVSTDSSMIREPNAAQPSQSRTSSKSLNPLAPPFTMPSAPASARPALDPCASIGNLPQLSASVSDPSQVRLTLPYTQVEASAEMSSACGDQQQHFLSLPYTMVTSSQDRASQGEGPGLPAGSSSAITRMSMVTTAVRNSLSGRHPHTTSMQSNPQGNFLREPVSQHPARASFPESVYLQTPYRHIQADFQGAGPQHGGDVTMGTQSMLMSSVQGNLKEGIGSQGLAQKTMMGVCRERDKASGNGAGDVVTQVAPPGETKELILVENPTVIENQKTCSMPQVVHASETSASSKVASKPRAVSSTDLAKAREAWKSAWSNVAGTKSSESTLAENARQPAATSHSPGISLEPGVLLNGAGETPQNNVQAAEDLAAADCVYENIPLRLCGDIHSKLSAEEKTKEDEEKVTEGEEEEAVYINMQGHNVVRKNASYVDMQEVQKTLTCQASAVEDLSASSEAQQEEDATDKTYFAAAEELETVRDDTLKSYQISDGFETVRDDVPPNAEVSDEFEVPTNVVPDSCQVSDESKTLMEGSSTDIQKEECDTYCVASNTVTVSVEIDQQSSNQPEAATFSQEKENSVESATITCTLSVTETQVSQSSNTVITSTSVSQVFQQVLTAGETNTTSQTVDSYSTDPFACDSAISAHSDNTSHIHEELSGSTEVIITACDSGISTSEISHSTTDVNHNVELNQSVSSLVNQLVEDVHSLTEASFSPHVAEPSPAVVDTPELDHDVTASQSFIACHSPEMLLQFSNSLNNQSQEKTQGEDAEALLSSQRESEEVTVTALKDEDAEALLSSQRESEEVTVTALKDEEKTVTEHTGMEEISEKQETREGEMVAPVDIEEKKGVELGVVESTEADQELQSRTAEKQMSLKVKNTEEKDVRSKTEERRDIDKSVQEQSSLEKTVVGQEVREKRAEEQRIMKETAGEQGDEIVKEKKDKEHGIAEDIDSEEKDVTATTSEHEETDTRVASEEGTEKTDKENKDEVLSVVEHGTPKETTEQQDIFENIDDKLDVKKGRENTDVDEHDASKTDLEKADETASKQKSVKNITVELEAEKSIGEDDKIAENADDEEKDVGMLVLEGGDVDKAVQEPGESKKTAEEQEVMNKAVAEQEAEADIFVAQEDSEKMVTGQEGKSGEEVNVTEKWIIGEQSLDEETKARDDLGSTTEKQEDVQEQENFKTFGEERDEGKTSGEQGDAEKNVVKQKNMEEMFLEQRELEKTKREHEVIDCQDDAATYADSSEVVQSQVPSVMDHHEDSSIMDPDTSPLHPQVSLDNFVTDAGELFPSVKDNVELAVSTTTQDFCGVSVGDSKKEGKEISEETMKKDHHMASNKSPESSETEGSQGLFVVMDCITKTVCPTAQNTSSPVGHSVKNVIPLDDTKQEISLETSVREGSHVFSSVMEYAEHTIDAAFKNFYTSSSGQFGDSSVGESGEGCRKDDDGEQEGDGDTLDATSKGDTNASGILLCDEKDKTEEKNEITDSQHQRPDATAPEAEAIPEDVQEEYGNFFKNATEGNTNASATVDTKEKVWGTTREATTWERDASDHEGSEGFEVTSDAEEMTKDVSTGSLEVLHEAGLFCGASAPRQNAMDYFRNDAEMNALSSDSRKESTDAAPVTNNVYEQPQGNGEEDSDDEDDMYQSPPSNKPAYEAPPNTLFRVEATHTYNGEDIDELTFEPGDIIYVVPFDNEEEQDDGWQLGIKEKDGMKGVFPENFTKRI; encoded by the exons CAGCGAAGAACAGCACGTGAACGGAGAGTCCAGCCCACGAGGGGGGACAGACTCTCCAGCGTCCAGTGCTAGCCCTGCtgccacccccaccaccccatcTTCTGTGGCCAGGCCCACCGACAGTGCTGCCGCAGAAACTGCTGCAACTGCTGCATCTGTGTCTgcctctgctgctgctgcagacGCTGAAGATGATAGTGATG GTGCGGATCACCTGTACGGAAACCAGGACTCTATCATGGCAGCTGCCAAGGTCaacggagacacagacaaacctAAAGAG AttttagaagaagaagaagaactgtacGCCTCTGCTGAGATAGCTGCTGCCACCTTTGCCAGTGTCACCTTGCGAGATAATTCCGCACCGCTGGATGATTACGCTACAGTAAGCCTTGATAAAAACTCCCATCTGGTTTCCGACAGTTCCCACACTGCACCTATCACCCCAGATTCCCACACACTGCCAGAATATTGTACTCCTGTCCCTGCCACAGCTGTTGCACAATCTCTGTCAAAACCTTGCCCTAGCACTCTTGCCCATGAGCCACTGTCCCGAAACACAGATGAAGATAGCACTTCTTTCAAAAATTACCCAGGCATTGCACCTAAATATCAAAAGAAAGAGGTTGAGAGTTTGTCTGGAAACGCCCTTCAAAGTTCCACTGGAAATATAGATGAAAGTGGTCAGGAAGAGGATGGACTAAAGATCATGGAAAAGAGTATAGATAGTTGCTTGGAAATAACTGAAGAACAGAATGAGAAATTTATCAATGAGAAGCTCAACACAAAGGCTTCGCAAGACAAGGATCCTAGCGCACATCTGAGCGCATCCTCTGTCAACAGTGGACTGTTCCTTGACAGCTCCTACCAGCAAGAAATTGATGCAGCTTTGAGAGAAGGGACTGCCGCTTCTGAAGATTGTCTActtgaaaacagacagagagcacTCCCCTGCTCTCCACAGACGTCTGAGTCTGATGATGAAGAGGACTTTGAAGAAGCTTTGTTGTTTGTGGATGAAAAGCCCCCAGCACCAGAAGCCAGTCAATCTGGTTTTGAGACAGACCCTGCTGAATCACTATGCTCTGTAGTAGATCCTGCCATCTGCGGGGCAGCTAGCTCTGAAACTAGACCAACTTCCAACATTTCAGAGTTTGAAACGCTTTCTACATCTGATGTGACACAACATGGCAACAAATCATTTGGTGAGCCAGTTCCTTCATCAGATATGTCAGACTTGGATTCTTTCATAGACGCTTCAGGCAGGACACAGACTGATAAGGAAAGGCCAGATGAAAATGTTGGAGATGGAAAACATGCCTGCGCTACGTCTGACTTGGACACCTTGAGAGGCGCACACAGTAATAAAGAAGGCAGCATTGAAGAACGTGTAAAAAAGACAGCACAGGTTGTTACAACCGCATCCTCTTTGCATCCCCAAGGTGACTGCCCAGTGAAGAGTACTGAGGAAGAAGCCCAAGACAGAGAGTTGATAGTTGAAAGTAGTCAGATTGTTGAAGGAAACACTGAAGTGGCTGGCAGTGGCACCCATGTCACAGGCTGGTTTTCTGACTTCTCTCGTACCCATGCAAGCCCAACTGGGGAAGTGTATGAGAACATCACCTTCTCCAGCCAAGAGGACCTCGCTGAAAGGGACAGGAGCCAGGACTCTCTCAGACCCAGCAGCTTGAGCCAAAGCTTGGGAACCAGTCTGGAAAGCTGTGGGTCCATCCCGGCGGAGGAGAAAAGCATCATTTCAGCTCTGGAGAAAGCCATTTTGGAGGAAACTGATGAGGTGACTGAGAGTAAAGATCAAAGCAGGAGTTCTTTGGAAGTGCAGCAGTCTCGTGAGGAAGATCAACCTGACATATCATTTGGGGAACGATCCATCTCTCAAAGCTCAGACCTCATGCAACCCACAACAGATCTTGTGCCCAAAGCTGGTCCTGATAAGAGTTCTCAGACACAAGTTCCAGAACAGCAGAAGGCTCAACAGCATGATAACAGTTACAAAGTCACGGCTGGTGAAGAGTCACATGGAAAGAGGGCAGATGGACATAAACCTTCAGAGGCCAAAGGGAATGAAGAAAACGTTGAGAGAAAAGGGCACAAGAGGGAGAAGAGTACCACTTCAAAGCGACAAGGAGACAATACCACAGAGGGCCCAGACTGTCAGAATCCACCCACCACATCTTCCAACACTTCTACTGCTTCAAAAGATTCCGAAAGGCGTCCACCTAAACACAGAGGTGGTGCCAGAATAGTGGAAAAGCCACCTCTTCCACCGCCTGCCAAGGACTCTCTCAGAAATCTGCCTGCGTATCTGGCCACACCCCACTGGCTACAACCAGGGGAGAAAGAACTTACAGCAGAGAACCCACAGGAGAGCCAAGGCAGCagtgaaaagaacaagaaggggAGTCTCACTCACAGAGGAATCAAAATGTTCAAGTCCATGCTGCACATCAGCAGCAGAGGGAAGGAGTTTGGAGAGAAGACCACAACGGCAAAAACAGCGAGAAGTGTGGACCTAGGAAGCCCTCAAGAGGCCCATCAGGACAGTAGAGGTTCATCAGAAGAGccaaagaagaggaggaggtcGGCTTCACGAAACGGGCCCTCCGCTGCAGATGGTGCGAAAGGTTCAAAGAGAAAATCTTCCCCCACTTCTCATACTCATTCGCCTACCCCAGCTaacaagaagaaggaaaagaagtCTGCAGACCTACCAGAGATAGGAGATCACAAGAAAAGGTCATGCACTCTGCCTGCAGCTTCGGACAGTATGAACAAAGCAAAATCCCATTCCTTGCCAAGAACCTATGATAGCTCTGGGAAAGAAAAGTCTGAGCCAAAGCCGCAAGCAAACGCAAAGAAGGAGAAACTACAAACCCAGCCTGAAACTAGAGACAGTCTTAGGAAAAAGAAATCTGACGGGCCTTCGGTGACAGAGGATGAACAAAACAAAGATCCCTCtgatacagaaaaaaaagaccaaGAAACTAGGACGAAAGACAAGAAATCTAAGACTGGACCAAAACAAGAAGACGAACCCAAAAGTATGAAAGAACCACAGAAAACACTCAGTTCATCAGACAACAGAGGAGGAGTATCTTCACAGGCAGCAGGGGATGTCAAAGGAGCAACCAAGACAGGATCATCAGTGCCCAGCATAAATCAGAAAGGAGGAGGTACATCAGAAGGCGTGAGATCTTCAGAGAGGCCTGCGGGTGATCATACCACAGGCACCCACAGAAGATCAGGTGGTGACCAAGCAGGAGGTCAGCAATCACCAGCTGCTTTGCAGGCTTTCCTTAGAGTAGAAGAGCTCAAAGATGTTTCACAGGAGGATGTGATGAAATGGCCCCAAGAGCCCTCTTTCACCAAAACTCTTGCTGCTTCCAGCGTGGGTAAATCATCCAAGGAGCCTCTTGCGACAAAACCTGTAGATTCTGGTCCTGATATGCCTGCGCCACCAGCTGAAAACAGTCTACAAGGTCCATCCATTGATTCTGACATATCACAAACACCAAATAAGCCTAATACTGTGAGTACAACTGCTGACTCTGTTATAACCAAAGTATCAACTGACTCCAGTATGATCAGAGAACCAAATGCTGCCCAGCCATCACAGTCAAGAACAAGCAGCAAAAGCCTAAACCCTCTCGCCCCACCCTTCACTATGCCCTCTGCCCCTGCAAGTGCCAGACCAGCTCTAGACCCATGTGCTTCCATTGGGAATTTGCCACAGTTGAGTGCCAGTGTTTCTGATCCCAGCCAGGTGAGACTGACTCTGCCTTACACACAGGTAGAAGCATCTGCAGAGATGAGCAGTGCTTGCGGAGACCAGCAACAACACTTCCTGTCCTTGCCATACACCATGGTGACTTCCAGTCAAGATAGGGCCAGCCAGGGAGAAGGCCCCGGATTGCCTGCTGGTAGTTCTTCTGCCATCACCAGGATGTCCATGGTCACTACCGCCGTCAGGAATTCTCTGAGTGGAAGGCACCCTCATACTACAAGCATGCAGTCCAACCCTCAAGGGAATTTTCTTAGAGAACCAGTTTCTCAGCATCCAGCCCGTGCTTCTTTCCCAGAGTCAGTTTACTTGCAAACTCCTTACAGGCATATCCAGGCGGACTTCCAGGGCGCAGGACCTCAGCATGGAGGTGATGTCACCATGGGAACACAGTCCATGCTGATGAGTTCCGTCCAGGGAAATCTGAAGGAAGGGATTGGATCCCAGGGCCTGGCCCAGAAGACCATGATGGGTGTTTGCAGAGAGAGGGACAAGGCATCAGGAAATGGAGCAGGGGATGTTGTCACGCAGGTGGCTCCCCCTGGTGAGACCAAGGAGCTGATACTGGTGGAAAACCCAACTGTTATAGAAAACCAGAAGACGTGCAGTATGCCACAAGTTGTACATGCCTCCGAGACTTCTGCCTCGTCAAAGGTTGCATCAAAGCCTAGAGCTGTGTCGTCCACTGACCTGGCCAAGGCAAGGGAAGCCTGGAAGAGCGCTTGGAGCAATGTTGCCGGGACTAAATCCTCTGAGAGCACTTTGGCTGAGAATGCCAGGCAGCCAGCAGCCACATCTCACTCACCAGGAATCAGTCTTGAGCCAGGTGTGCTACTGAATGGGGCTGGGGAGACACCACAGAACAATGTGCAAGCAGCTGAGGATCTTGCTGCAGcagattgtgtgtatgagaaCATCCCACTTAGACTGTGTGGTGACATCCATAGCAAACTCTCAGCCGAAGAGAAAACTAAGGAAGATGAAGAGAAAGTCACCGAGGGTGAGGAGGAGGAAGCTGTGTACATCAACATGCAGGGCCATAATGTGGTGAGAAAGAACGCCAGCTATGTTGACATGCAGGAAGTCCAAAAAACACTGACTTGTCAGGCTTCAGCTGTCGAAGATCTATCTGCATCAAGCGAGGCACAACAAGAGGAAGATGCCACAGATAAAACATACTTTGCCGCTGCAGAAGAACTTGAGACCGTGAGAGATGATACTCTGAAGAGCTACCAAATATCTGATGGATTTGAGACAGTAAGAGATGACGTTCCCCCAAATGCAGAGGTGTCTGATGAATTTGAGGTTCCTACAAATGTTGTTCCTGATAGCTGTCAAGTCTCAGATGAATCTAAAACCCTGATGGAAGGATCCAGCACTGATATTCAGAAAGAGGAAtgtgatacttactgtgttgctTCAAACACAGTTACAGTTTCTGTAGAAATTGACCAGCAGAGCAGCAATCAGCCAGAAGCCGCAACTTTTTCTCAAGAAAAAGAGAATTCTGTGGAGTCTGCAACCATCACCTGTACTCTGTCAGTGACTGAGACTCAAGTGAGCCAAAGCAGCAACACAGTCATTACCTCTACGTCCGTAAGCCAGGTTTTCCAACAAGTGTTGACAGCAGGAGAGACCAACACAACAAGCCAGACAGTTGACTCCTACTCTACAGATCCCTTCGCCTGTGACAGCGCCATCAGCGCTCACTCCGACAACACTTCTCACATCCATGAAGAGCTTTCTGGCTCCACCGAGGTCATCATCACTGCCTGTGACAGTGGCATTAGCACCAGCGAGATCTCCCACAGCACCACCGACGTGAATCACAACGTAGAACTTAACCAGAGTGTCTCCAGCCTCGTGAACCAGTTGGTGGAGGATGTCCACAGTCTGACAGAGGCCTCCTTCAGTCCACATGTTGCTGAGCCAAGTCCGGCAGTGGTAGACACACCAGAGCTTGACCATGATGTCACTGCAAGTCAATCTTTTATTGCTTGTCATTCGCCCGAAATGCTTTTGCAGTTCAGCAACAGCTTGAACAATCAAAGCCAAGAGAAGACACAAGGAGAGGATGCAGAAGCACTTCTTTCAAGTCAGAGGGAGTCAGAAGAAGTGACCGTCACAGCACTGAAAGATGAGGATGCAGAAGCACTTCTTTCAAGTCAGAGGGAGTCAGAAGAAGTGACCGTCACAGCACTGAAAGATGAGGAGAAGACAGTTACGGAGCACACTGGTATGGAGGAAATATCTGAGAAGCAGGAGACCAGAGAAGGAGAAATGGTAGCACCGGTAGACATTGAAGAGAAAAAAGGTGTAGAGCTAGGGGTTGTTGAGAGTACAGAAGCAGACCAAGAGCTTCAAAGTAGAACAGCTGAGAAGCAAATGAGCTTGAAGGTGAAAAACACGGAGGAAAAGGATGTGAGGAGTAAGACGGAAGAGCGGAGAGATATAGACAAGTCAGTTCAGGAGCAGAGCAGTTTGGAGAAGACTGTTGTGGGACAAGAGGTACGGGAAAAGAGAGCCGAAGAGCAGAGGATCATGAAGGAAACTGCTGGAGAGCAGGGGGACGAAATAGTCAAGGAGAAGAAAGATAAAGAGCATGGAATTGCAGAGGACATAGATTCAGAAGAAAAAGATGTTACCGCAACAACTTCAGAACATGAAGAAACGGACACAAGAGTTGCTTCGGAGGAGGGTACAGAAAAGACAGATAAGGAGAACAAGGATGAGGTATTGAGTGTTGTGGAGCATGGAACTCCAAAGGAAACCACTGAGCAGCAGGACATATTTGAAAACATTGATGATAAGCTTGACGTCAAGAAGGGAAGAGAGAACACTGATGTGGACGAACATGATGCGAGTAAAACAGACCTGGAGAAGGCGGACGAGACAGCCAGCAAGCAGAAGAGTGTGAAGAACATTACTGTGGAGCTGGAGGCTGAGAAGAGCATTGGGGAAGACGACAAGATTGCAGAGAACGCAGACGATGAAGAAAAGGATGTGGGCATGTTGGTTTTGGAGGGGGGAGATGTCGACAAAGCAGTTCAGGAACCAGGGGAATCAAAGAAGACCGCTGAAGAACAAGAAGTTATGAACAAGGCAGTTGCTGAGCAGGAGGCCGAGGCAGACATTTTCGTTGCGCAAGAGGACTCAGAGAAGATGGTAACAGGGCAAGAAGGAAAATCTGGCGAGGAGGTGAATGTTACGGAGAAATGGATCATTGGAGAACAAAGCTTGGATGAAGAAACCAAGGCCAGGGATGATTTAGGGAGCACAACTGAAAAACAGGAAGACGTCCAAGAACAAGAGAACTTCAAGACATTCGGAGAAGAAAGGGATGAAGGGAAAACAAGTGGAGAACAGGGAGATGCTGAGAAGAATGTTGTGAAGCAGAAGAACATGGAGGAAATGTTTTTGGAGCAAAGGGAGCTAGAGAAGACTAAGAGGGAGCACGAGGTTATCGACTGTCAGGATGATGCTGCAACATATGCTGACAGTAGTGAAGTTGTTCAGTCACAAGTACCCTCAGTCATGGACCATCATGAAGATTCATCTATCATGGACCCTGACACAAGTCCCTTACACCCGCAAGTCAGCCTGGACAATTTTGTCACTGATGCTGGCGAGCTGTTCCCCTCTGTGAAAGATAATGTCGAACTTGCCGTGTCCACAACTACACAGGACTTCTGTGGAGTGTCTGTGGGAGACTCCAAGAAGGAGGGCAAAGAAATATCAGAGGAAACCATGAAGAAAGATCATCATATGGCGAGCAATAAATCCCCAGAGAGTTCAGAAACAGAAGGTAGCCAGGGTCTCTTTGTTGTTATGGACTGCATAACAAAGACTGTATGCCCAACAGCCCAGAATACCTCCAGTCCCGTTGGGCACTCAGTCAAAAATGTTATACCCCTTGATGATACAAAGCAAGAAATCTCCCTTGAAACTTCCGTCAGAGAAGGCAGCCATGTATTCTCATCGGTGATGGAGTATGCGGAGCATACCATTGATGCAGCTTTCAAGAATTTCTACACCTCCTCTTCCGGGCAGTTTGGAGACAGCAGTGTAGGTGAATCGGGTGAAGGTTGTAGAAAAGATGATGATGGAGAACAGGAAGGAGATGGAGATACTTTGGACGCAACGTCAAAGGGGGACACCAATGCCTCAGGTATACTTTTGTGTGATGAAAAAGACAAAACTGAAGAGAAGAATGAAATCACGGACAGCCAACATCAACGTCCAGATGCTACAGCCCCAGAAGCAGAAGCCATCCCTGAAGATGTTCAAGAAGAATATGGAAATTTCTTCAAAAATGCAACAGAGGGGAACACCAATGCCTCGGCTACGGTGGACACGAAGGAGAAAGTGTGGGGAACGACAAGGGAAGCTACGACGTGGGAACGCGACGCATCTGACCATGAAGGATCTGAGGGATTTGAGGTGACGAGTGATGCGGAAGAAATGACAAAAGATGTGTCAACGGGATCGCTGGAGGTTTTGCATGAAGCAGGTCTTTTCTGTGGAGCCAGCGCGCCTAGACAGAATGCTATGGATTACTTTCGGAATGACGCAGAG ATGAACGCTTTGTCGTCGGACTCACGCAAGGAAAGTACGGACGCTGCGCCAGTGACCAACAATGTGTACGAACAACCGCAAGGCAACGGCGAGGAGGATAGCGATGATGAAGACGACATGTACCAATCCCCGCCCTCCAACAAACCTGCATATGAAGCTCCGCCCAATACACTTTTCCGG GTTGAGGCTACTCACACGTACAACGGAGAAGATATTGATGAGCTGACTTTTGAGCCGGGTGACATTATCTACGTAGTACCCTTTGACAACGAAGAAGAACAG GATGACGGATGGCAGTTGGGTATTAAAGAGAAAGACGGAATGAAGGGAGTGTTCCCTGAAAACTTCACCAAGCGAATCTAA